Proteins from one Halovivax limisalsi genomic window:
- a CDS encoding transcription initiation factor IIB, whose amino-acid sequence MDRSTRVRVDERDDETTVDQSEQENARSCPECESASLRRSADGSELSCEACGLLLEEEAIDHGPEWRAFNHAERESKSRVGAPTTETMHDRGLTTTIDWKNKDAYGRSLSAEKRTQMSRLRKWQERIRTKDAGERNLQFALSETDRMASALGIPRSVREVASVIYRRALDEDLIRGRSIEGVATGTLYAACRMEGIPRSLDEVAAVSRVERKEIGRTYRYVSHELGFEMEPVDPKQYVPRFCSELDLPEEVQSKANEVIDTSAEKGLLSGKSPTGYAAAAIYASALLCNEKRTQREVAAVAQVTEVTIRNRYQEQIEAMGIHT is encoded by the coding sequence ATGGATCGTTCTACGCGGGTGCGAGTCGACGAACGCGACGATGAGACAACGGTCGACCAATCTGAGCAGGAGAACGCGCGGTCGTGTCCCGAGTGTGAGTCAGCGTCGCTGCGTCGAAGCGCAGACGGGAGCGAACTGAGTTGCGAAGCGTGCGGGTTGCTACTCGAAGAGGAAGCGATCGATCACGGTCCCGAATGGCGAGCGTTCAATCACGCGGAGCGCGAGAGTAAATCTCGCGTCGGCGCCCCGACGACCGAAACGATGCACGATCGTGGGTTGACCACCACGATCGACTGGAAGAACAAAGACGCCTACGGGCGGTCCCTCTCGGCGGAGAAACGCACCCAGATGAGCCGGCTACGGAAATGGCAAGAACGAATCCGAACGAAGGACGCCGGCGAGCGCAACCTCCAGTTCGCGCTCAGCGAGACCGACCGAATGGCCTCCGCGTTAGGGATTCCGCGTTCGGTACGCGAGGTCGCGAGCGTCATCTATCGACGCGCGCTCGACGAGGATTTGATTCGCGGCCGGTCGATCGAGGGCGTCGCTACGGGAACGTTGTACGCCGCGTGTCGAATGGAGGGGATTCCGCGATCGCTCGACGAGGTGGCGGCCGTCTCGCGCGTCGAGCGAAAGGAGATCGGGCGAACGTACCGGTACGTCTCCCACGAACTCGGGTTCGAGATGGAACCGGTCGACCCGAAGCAGTACGTCCCCCGCTTTTGTTCCGAGCTGGATCTCCCGGAGGAGGTCCAATCGAAGGCGAACGAGGTCATCGATACGTCGGCCGAGAAGGGGCTGTTATCCGGGAAATCGCCGACCGGGTACGCCGCCGCGGCGATCTACGCGAGCGCGCTCCTCTGTAACGAGAAGCGAACCCAGCGAGAGGTCGCGGCGGTCGCGCAGGTGACCGAGGTAACGATCCGGAACCGGTACCAGGAACAGATCGAGGCCATGGGAATTCACACCTGA
- a CDS encoding PLP-dependent cysteine synthase family protein: MRGSILETIGSPLVELDGPEGATIAAKVESANPGGSAKDRPAIAMVRAAERDGRLEPGDRLVEPTSGNTGIGLAIVCTVRGYDLTIVIPDGKSEERRELMSAYGADIELVDGDMSDARERANELEAEGAVQLGQFDDPANPEAHYQTTGAELLDQVDGRTVDAFVAGVGTGGTLTGVGRRLREGFPDVDIIAVEPERNPVLSTGEAGSDEFQGMGPGFVSENLDRSLIDEVRTVALEDAEVECRRLAREAGVLVGQSSGAASLVAREVATEIADPTQHCPELPDGIDRRFDAAQVDGEVTTDRTTRADGGIESDDCPLVVTVLPDSGERYLSTGLFE; encoded by the coding sequence ATGAGAGGCAGCATCCTCGAGACCATCGGGTCGCCGCTGGTCGAACTCGACGGGCCGGAGGGGGCGACGATCGCGGCGAAGGTCGAATCCGCCAATCCCGGCGGCTCGGCGAAGGACCGGCCGGCGATCGCGATGGTTCGGGCGGCCGAGCGCGACGGCCGGCTCGAACCCGGCGATCGACTGGTCGAACCGACGAGCGGGAACACCGGTATCGGCCTGGCGATCGTCTGTACCGTCCGCGGGTACGACCTCACAATCGTGATACCTGACGGTAAGTCGGAGGAGCGACGGGAACTCATGTCCGCCTACGGAGCGGACATCGAACTCGTCGACGGAGATATGTCCGACGCGCGCGAGCGAGCGAACGAACTCGAAGCCGAGGGAGCCGTGCAGCTGGGCCAGTTCGACGACCCGGCGAATCCCGAGGCGCACTATCAGACGACGGGCGCGGAGCTCCTCGATCAGGTGGACGGGCGGACCGTCGACGCCTTCGTCGCGGGCGTCGGCACGGGCGGGACGCTCACCGGCGTCGGCCGTCGGCTACGCGAGGGGTTTCCCGACGTCGATATTATCGCCGTGGAACCGGAGCGAAACCCCGTGCTCTCGACGGGCGAGGCGGGATCCGACGAGTTCCAGGGCATGGGACCGGGGTTCGTCAGCGAGAACCTCGACCGATCGCTGATCGACGAGGTGCGCACCGTCGCCCTCGAAGACGCCGAGGTGGAGTGTCGCCGTCTCGCCCGCGAGGCCGGCGTCCTCGTCGGTCAGTCGAGCGGCGCCGCGAGTCTCGTCGCCCGGGAAGTCGCCACGGAAATCGCCGATCCGACCCAACACTGTCCCGAACTCCCCGACGGGATCGATCGGCGGTTCGACGCCGCGCAGGTCGACGGCGAGGTGACGACCGACCGAACGACGCGCGCCGACGGCGGCATTGAGAGTGACGACTGCCCGCTCGTCGTGACGGTGTTGCCCGACAGCGGCGAACGCTACCTCTCGACCGGTCTCTTCGAGTGA
- a CDS encoding TlpA family protein disulfide reductase, with protein MELETLRPNPAWDAASYEDAVDVLTTHRDDLVYRVWGGDWCKDCRALLPDFGAALDAADVPDDRIDHRPVDQEKEGPGVEAYGVEYIPTIVVETEDGTVIARFVEEEDRPPAVYLAERIEAWSESGEASV; from the coding sequence ATGGAACTGGAAACGCTCCGCCCGAATCCCGCCTGGGACGCCGCCTCGTACGAGGATGCCGTCGACGTACTGACAACCCATCGCGACGACCTCGTCTACCGCGTCTGGGGCGGCGACTGGTGTAAGGACTGCCGCGCTCTCCTGCCCGACTTCGGCGCGGCGCTGGACGCCGCAGACGTCCCGGACGACCGGATCGACCACCGGCCGGTCGATCAGGAAAAGGAGGGGCCCGGCGTCGAGGCCTACGGCGTCGAGTACATCCCGACGATCGTCGTCGAGACCGAGGACGGGACGGTGATCGCCCGATTCGTCGAGGAGGAAGACCGACCGCCGGCGGTCTACCTCGCCGAACGGATTGAGGCGTGGAGCGAGTCGGGCGAGGCGTCGGTGTAA